The Pyrenophora tritici-repentis strain M4 chromosome 3, whole genome shotgun sequence genome has a window encoding:
- a CDS encoding UgpQ, Glycerophosphoryl diester phosphodiesterase — protein sequence MQFLVATSALLGLASAAAVPAVVPRNGRGHGHKKFNVQVGVRPYYLVDNMDDGPLKEKLQSCSEQDFKTSDFVLAHRGAPLQFPEHTLASYNAAHRMGAGVIECDVAFTKDKKLVCRHAQCDLHTTTNILNTTLADKCTTPFSPAANGTAATAKCCTSDITLEEFGTLCGKMDSFNPNATTVKEYMDGTPYFRTDLYAQNCPKLMTVDDYIPLVDSWGLKFTPELKTPEVKMPFDGYTQEQYAQDLVDKFREYKIEPERVWLQSFLPDDVFYWIDNEPEFGVQAVYLDERVDTPEGYANATAGIPDLAARGVKIMAPAMFALTKLNDAGEIVPSEYAIACQENGLEMVAWSFERSGWLQIDGGGYYYQYVANVTNNDGDMYKVLDVLAHQVKIKAMFSDWPATVTYFANCFGL from the coding sequence ATGCAGTTCCTCGTCGCTACTTCCGCTCTTCTTGGGCTCGCATCTGCTGCAGCCGTACCTGCTGTCGTGCCTAGAAATGGAAGAGGCCATGGCCACAAAAAGTTCAATGTTCAGGTTGGTGTACGACCGTACTACCTCGTTGACAATATGGATGATGGCCCATTGAAAGAGAAATTGCAAAGCTGCTCGGAGCAAGACTTCAAGACTTCAGACTTTGTCCTGGCCCATCGTGGAGCGCCGCTTCAATTTCCCGAGCACACGCTTGCAAGTTATAATGCTGCTCATCGCATGGGCGCCGGTGTGATTGAATGCGACGTTGCATTCACCAAAGACAAAAAGCTCGTCTGCCGCCATGCTCAATGCGACTTGCATACCACGACCAacatcctcaacactacACTTGCCGACAAGTGTACCACTCCATTCTCTCCCGCTGCAAATGGGACCGCTGCGACCGCCAAGTGCTGCACCTCGGACATTACACTCGAGGAGTTTGGTACCCTCTGCGGCAAGATGGACAGCTTCAATCCCAACGCTACAACCGTGAAGGAATACATGGACGGAACGCCCTACTTCCGAACCGATCTCTACGCGCAGAACTGCCCGAAGCTCATGACGGTCGACGACTACATCCCCCTAGTGGATAGCTGGGGCCTAAAGTTTACGCCTGAACTCAAGACCCCCGAGGTCAAGATGCCTTTCGACGGATATACGCAGGAGCAGTACGCCCAGGACTTGGTGGATAAATTCCGCGAGTACAAAATCGAGCCAGAGCGTGTATGGTTACAGTCCTTCTTGCCAGACGACGTTTTCTACTGGATCGACAATGAGCCCGAGTTTGGTGTACAGGCCGTCTACCTTGATGAGCGCGTCGATACACCAGAGGGATATGCCAATGCCACGGCTGGAATTCCTGATCTCGCGGCTCGTGGTGTCAAGATCATGGCTCCGGCTATGTTCGCCCTTACCAAGCTCAACGATGCAGGTGAGATTGTGCCGTCTGAGTATGCCATCGCTTGCCAGGAGAACGGGCTTGAGATGGTTGCGTGGTCGTTTGAACGCTCGGGGTGGCTGCAGATTGATGGTGGTGGTTACTACTACCAGTACGTCGCCAACGTCACGAATAATGATGGGGACATGTACAAGGTGCTTGATGTTCTTGCGCACCAGGTTAAGATCAAGGCCATGTTTTCGGATTGGCCGGCTACGGTAACTTATTTCGCAAACTGCTTTGGCTTATAG
- a CDS encoding RplO, Ribosomal protein L15, translating to MPPRLRLVQLATSLLSLSSRTNAAPLIAPFLLPAQQRCASILSSLSDNAGAYNKKIRRGRGPASGKGKTGGRGQKGQHAHGKVPAGFEGGQTPQWITNPERGRGKHNPFKVEMSPINLDRIQEWIDQGRLDPTKPITMKELAKSRCLHGVKRHGVKLLARHPEKLTTPIHIVVSRASADAIARVEALGGSVTTRFYSPTAIKRVLRGETHPVISLQASPDLVALAGRIPAAKIPSPILTALQTAAEDKKNEVMAQVMKQIGSKYKYRLSDATARKDIEYYRDPAHRGYLNYLMKEGESPSLFFKPPGEAKDRKKQSARKNAAKASAENRLF from the exons ATGCCACCACGGCTACGACTCGTCCAATTGGCGACATCGCTACTCTCCCTATCGAGCAGGACAAATGCCGCGCCTCTAATCGCCCCGTTCCTCCTGCCCGCACAGCAAAGATGCGCCTCGATCCTCTCCTCGCTCTCTGACAACGCCGGCGCCTACAACAAGAAAATCCGGCGGGGTCGCGGTCCTGCGTCGGGAAAAGGCAAAACAGGTGGTCGTGGACAAAAGGGTCAGCATGCCCACGGAAAGGTGCCTGCTGGGTTTGAGGGAGGTCAGACGCCGCAATGGATCACGAACCCAGAGCGAGGGCGCGGGAAACACAACCCCTTCAAGGTGGAAATGTCGCCAATCAACTTGGACAGGATACAGGAATGGATCGATCAGGGGCGGTTGGATCCTACGAAACCGATTACCATGAAGGAATTGGCGAAATCAAGGTGTTTGCACGGCGTGAAGAGACATGGCGTCAAGTTACTGGCGAGG CATCCAGAGAAGCTAACAACACCCATTCACATCGTCGTCTCCCGTGCTTCGGCCGACGCCATCGCACGAGTCGAAGCCCTCGGCGGCAGCGTGACGACACGTTTCTATTCCCCCACCGCCATCAAGCGCGTACTGCGTGGCGAAACTCACCCCGTCATCTCCCTACAAGCCTCGCCGGACCTAGTCGCCCTCGCCGGCCGCATACCAGCCGCCAAGATCCCCTCCCCGATCCTTACGGCCCTCCAAACGGCGGCCGAAGACAAGAAGAACGAGGTCATGGCGCAAGTCATGAAGCAAATTGGCTCAAAGTATAAATACAGGCTGTCTGACGCTACGGCAAGAAAGGACATTGAGTACTACCGCGACCCCGCCCACAGGGGCTATCTCAACTATTTGATGAAAGAAGGCGAGAGCCCGAGTTTGTTCTTCAAGCCGCCGGGCGAGGCCAAGGACAGGAAGAAGCAGAGCGCAAGGAAGAATGCGGCAAAGGCCAGTGCCGAGAACCGCCTCTTCTAG